AGCGCGTACCAGTCGAGCTTGCGCGTCAACACCATCACTGCGCTCAGGGCGATAAACAAAACACCGGTGCCGAGCAACAGCGCATTATCTTCTGAGTTCAACAGGCCCCACATCACCGCATCAAGCACTAATAGCGCACTACCAAACGACAAACCCGCACGCCAGCTTTTCAATACGCCCTGCAAATAGACTCCGTTTAGTAATGCGCCGAGCAAACTGGCAACACCCCAGGCAATGGTGAATCCGGTATGTTCAGAAAGCGCCAGTAACACCAGGTAGAACATCACCAGCGATAGCCCCACCAGCAAATATTGCATTGGGTGCATCTGCCGCGCAGTTATACTCTCAAAAACGAAAAACGCCAGATAAGTCAGTACGATCAGCAAAATCGCGTATTTTACAGCTCTGTCGGTCAACTGGTACTGATCGGCAGGTGTGGCGATGTTGACGCTGAAAGCAGGCAATTCCCAACTTTTGCTGGTAGACAGCGCCCCGGCAGCACGCATTTTGCTGTCCAGATTGTTGGCAAACCAGCTACTTTGCCAGTGAGCCTGAAAACCACTGGCGCTCACTGTGCGTTTTTCCGGCAGAAAATCGCCCATAAAACCCGGATGCGGCCAGTCGCCATTCAGTGTCATCTCGCTATTTCGCCCCAGCGGTACCACGGAAAAATCACCGGTTCCGCTCAGACTAAACGCCATAGATAGCTTCAGCGGTTGCTGCAAGTTCGCCATCGACAATGGCATATGCACGCCCTGCAGATCGCTTGCCAGCCCGGTTCCTGGCTCAACACTGAGTGTCTCCCCATTTAACCTGGTGGTACGCAACTGACCAATACCGCGCGAATCA
This genomic interval from Kosakonia sacchari SP1 contains the following:
- the creD gene encoding cell envelope integrity protein CreD; translated protein: MLKSPLFWKMVTLPGCLCVLLIPLTLLSGLIGERANYRNDVTDTLRQSSAGRQKLIGPLIAIPVTETVVSLEKANDNEAPKEVRRKQSYLRFWLPESLMVNGKQQVETRKIGIYDGQIWHSDIEINAEFDPKRLDIKADENVSLGEPFLVLALSDSRGIGQLRTTRLNGETLSVEPGTGLASDLQGVHMPLSMANLQQPLKLSMAFSLSGTGDFSVVPLGRNSEMTLNGDWPHPGFMGDFLPEKRTVSASGFQAHWQSSWFANNLDSKMRAAGALSTSKSWELPAFSVNIATPADQYQLTDRAVKYAILLIVLTYLAFFVFESITARQMHPMQYLLVGLSLVMFYLVLLALSEHTGFTIAWGVASLLGALLNGVYLQGVLKSWRAGLSFGSALLVLDAVMWGLLNSEDNALLLGTGVLFIALSAVMVLTRKLDWYALSGSAKKISQPVSDEELRIWK